The sequence below is a genomic window from Labeo rohita strain BAU-BD-2019 unplaced genomic scaffold, IGBB_LRoh.1.0 scaffold_135, whole genome shotgun sequence.
ACCACTTTTATCTTTGTCAAACTGATAGATAGTAACTTTAAGaaaatgttgtaaatataacagCAAATCATGCTGATTGTTGTGGAGATGTGAGCTGTTCGTTTTTGCAATCAGAGTTATGATTTCTGCCTGGCGGCGTTTATCGAATTACTTTTTTACAGGCAAATCCCACTAatattttgtttagaaaaagTCTACTTAAAAAGCTTAGTAAAGTCTAAAATGGACATCACAACAATGATGTTACTGGTATGTGATGCCTACTTTCATGAAAAATGAGATCTCTTCTATTTCCTGATTATATCTCCAATTGTTTCCAAAGAATTACCTTATCAACTTTTAGAAATAAAGGTTGAAAAACTGGGTTTTTCCACAGTGATGCCACTGatgaaccatttttggtttcagttcttaaaataaccattattttcttagtgtgaagaacatctGAATAATCTAAAGAAACTTTTGTCCAATGGCAAGGTTTTATGAATGTTAAagtttcttcatggaaccatcaatttTAAGAACAAAGAACTTcagtttttaagagtgtagtctCGTGTGTCTTCAGTTCATCTTTGATTTGTCTCAGAGAGTTTCAGAAGATACCAAAGTCtacaatcaaaattaaaaattttcttATCAAATTTTCAGAGGGCATAAATCAACATTACTTTGAAGCTCTAAGATCTCAAACTCCAACTTAAATCTTTTTTCCACTGTAAAGATCATTTTTTCCAAATGTCAacatgttaaaggttctttatggaaccatcaatTTTAAGAACAAAGAACTTcagtttttaagagtgtagtctCGTGTTCTTTAGAGAAGATACCAAAGTCTACAGAGATCTCAAACTTTTCTCATCAATTTTTTTAGATTGCATAAATCAAACTCAAACTAAGATCTCAAACTCctaaaaaaatggtttttaaaaggGGTTTTTGCCGTTTGGGCTTCCTTTGAGAACTTCTCAGTAAAGAGAACCATCTTAAATCTTTTTTGTccactaaaaagaacattttttccaAATGTAAAGATGTCAAAGGCTCTTTatagaaccactgatgccaataaagaatctttatatgtatattatacatTGCCAGTTGTCTATTATACTATTTCTCTTTAGAAGTATAATAGCAGAAACATTTGAGACAATCTTAATGctttaatgaaacaaaatagACTCTTCTGAGCTCAGAAAGAGAAACCTTGGAGCAATAAAATGTTCCTCGGGGTGCTCTTATCCAGTTATTCACTGGAacaaaagacatttgtaataaGAATAAGATGTCAGTCAATGTTTATAAGACTTTAATGGAAGATTTCAGTATATCTGATGTTTTCAATAAGCCGTTTGCGTTGGATCAGGATTTTGGACGCATCTGAGATGCACTGCTGAACTCTTCCACACCCTGCTACTGATCTAACCGAGACACTTTGACTTTTATTGTGACCCTGAGTTGGGGAAAAGGTGTGtcaggagtgtgtgtgtttcaggtagTGTTTTAGATGAGTGTTTCATAAGAATTCCTCGCTCTTGAAGAAGAATGAGTGAATTAGAGAGAGAAATGAGAGGAACAGAGCTGAAAAGAAAAACTGGCAGGGCTAATCGAGGTTAATAAGCTGTTGTTATTTTGGCCGGGGGCAAAAAGGAGATAAACCACTTTAAAGAAGGGGAGGAAACTTAGGCGTGTGTGAGAAGATAAAAAACAACCTGGAAAACTTGACAGGGGGAATATGAGGGGAAGGAGAGAGAAACAATGTGTGACAGCGAGAAAAAAGCTGGGGGAAGAAAGGATGGACGTGAGGAAAAGGAGACGAATGGAGATAAAAAGGAACAGCGGAGGGGAGGAGGTGCACATATTTCACACCTGTTGAAAACACAATGCCTCAAACAAGTAATTACACATCTCTGCCATGTTCCTCTGAATGCTTGACACAAAAAAGAACGAGAAGAGAGGCACGATGTGAGATGTGTTTGTGCCGGATGACTCCCTGAggctcacacacactcataatAGGAGCACTATGTGACCTCTTCTGAAGTTCGGAGGTTCGTTCTCATTTGCTGCCATTTTCCCAGTGTGATTTTGGGTCTAAAAGGGTCTGTGGACGGGCACGTTCACACACACTCGCGCTCAACGGCGAATGCAACAAATGCACTGGTCTGTGTACAGGcatgtatatacacataatcCAAAACAGAaacctacaaacacacacacactacaaaacaaaaacatgtccCAGAGTAGaggaccacacacacactcacacccctgagctcaaaacaaaaaaaacacacacacacacacacagaaagtaCTGTTACTTAAAAGAAAAGATACactgtttaaaacatttgtttgttaaaCATTAGAGAATTCTGTGGATAGTTAATATGATGCTGTACAAAAATAACTCTTATTCATGTATTCAAATACGTTTGGGGTCACTGTATTTATTGCTATCGTAAGTCATGATAAAACAGAAGTAGCAACAGATCTTTTCTTATTGTAACACGCAAGTGAAACAGGttatcaaaacagaaaaaataaggcAGGGACTTGTCTGAATATTGAGTTATGACACTTTGATTAAAATGCATGCAATCTATATGTTATTGTGAGCATTTAAGCAGTAAAGATATATGGTCACTTAATGCTATAATACATTGCacataaaatttatttcaactttttatgaCCCGTTTCAATACAAACATAAATCCCTTTAATAATCCTGTGCAGAACTTCTCTATCTCTATAAACAAACTGAACAGAGACAGAAGCAGAAGCAGTGCCAGATAAAGCCGCATGAAACCGTAACCTCTATAATCAAAGTATAACATAAAACTAACTATTTTAGTTTGCATACCTCAAAACAATTACAGCTACAACCACCGTATTACaaaaattcactaaaatgacACGCCATAATTTGTGTGAACGCTTATAAACCAAACATTTATCCGGAGCTGATTACAGACAGATTTTCTCCACTTGCTGTTATTCCTCAGCAGTATCACAGCCttcattttgagtttttgaaaaaatgacagcattattaaagcatttcatGAAATGTATTGGCAGAAATGCTCCAAACTAGAGAACTGGAGGTTAAATTGTCAAGTGTGCATGCACTGAAATCCCATGTCTTCAGTCAATCAGGTTGCTGTGTTGCTATTGTTGGCGGCTGCGGTCGGGTTCGGTCAGGTGCTGGACCGCACGCTCATCCTGTCCAACGAGAGGAGCTCCATAGAGAGGACATACGAGCTGACCAAATACCTGGACCACCAGCTGAAGGAGATCAGAGACACTTACGTGAGTCACtttgtttgcgtgtgtgtgtatgttatcAGTGTGTGACGATAAATGGAACTCTTTTGTTTATAGATGTTTTCCTGTGGATGCTCTTCCCAGATTTTTTATCTCCTGACTAGTTTTAATTAGTCATCCGTAGTATCTCCTATCTTACCTAGCCTTtgtatagtatagtgtataaagaCCCATTTAAATTGTTTGATAGCAGTTTTATgtagtgtgtttatgtgtttactTAATGTTGAAACAGGACATTTTCATCAGGGCttgtcctttttattttaactattaaaactgttaactgtttaaaaatgcatatcttACTGTAAACACCACATCTGTGATTTtgtttgcactttattttgGGGATCAATTCACTATTAAAGGAaattccacttccagaacaacaatttacaaataatttactcactcccttgtcttccgagatgttcatgtctttttgtcttcagtcataaagaaacttaaagacttgattggtgccccgattttgaacttccaaaatttagtttaaatgcagcttcaaaggctctaaatgatcccagctgaggaagaagggtcttacctagccaaacgatctgtcattttttcgaaaaataaaaatttgtatactttttaagcacaaaagcttgtgtagcacaggctctggaatgTGCGTCCATGATGCTaggaattagtgatgggtcgttcttgaacgattctttcatttttaacgaatcttcaatgtgactcgggaagaacgagtcgtctcggggagtgattcgttcagtcgcgcatgcgcaacatcctattaggttctgtactggaattaattcacctgtttcaagtcttcgggttttgagtcgtttgttcatcttatgaacaaacgactcaaactcgaaaacttgtcagataagaggtgaggtgagctaatcatagactaaagacccaggtaaacaatgaattaatcttttctgtttcttgtagcattatagttttgtcttgtttgtagtgtgatcaacatttgtgtaagtagtagatgtgttagggaagtaacacgtaacatttgaattatattttgctaaaatgaatgaaatgactcgaaaaaagatttgttcatattgctgaacgagactcaaaggtccaagtcggtaaaatgatccaaacttcccatcactactacgaatcacgcgtaagttcatcatctgtgtactgagtatggcgaaaaactccatcttattttctcctacaacttgagaggaaaacatcgttgtacctttttgtttgtaaacagcgtttacaaacttacttgcactttcttagtctttgcgtgttcaccttgtaaacactgggtctgtagttccgcccacgttctgcgtgacctttcgacgtgattcagtaGTATGTAGCATcatggacgcacatcccagagcctgtgctacactagcttttgtgcttaaaaagtataaaaaaataaattattttcagaaaaaaataaattactgatcgtttcgctagacaagacccttcttcctcggctgggatcatttaagctgcatttaaactacactttggaagttcaaaattgaggcaccaatgaagtccattatatggagaaaaatcctgaaatgttttcctcaaaaaccataatttcttcacaactgaaaacagaaagacatgaacatcttggatgacaagggggtgagtaatttatttgtgaactgttgttctggaggtggacttcttctttaactaACTACTAACTACAACGTTGCCTCATTAAGCTCTTAATTTGTTGCTCATTAATAGTTTTGTAACATAGTTGtcaagtttaggtatggggtggaTTAAGGGATCAAAAACATGCTCGtgcagaataagacattaatatgtggTTTAGAAGTACTAATAAAGAGCCAATATGTTAGTAACTTGCATACTAATACGCAACTAGTTAAGagtgagaactggtccctaaagtattattgtgatttttcaATTAGAGTAGTTAAACTCTTGAAAACTCATGCTCATGTGTCTccacttttaaaaaatcaaatcaaaaactGATGCATAAAACAAAGtcctgtacatttttatttttcagttaatcTGTTGCATTTGGAtgtcaaaatacagaaaaaaatctgttgctACTTTCATTGTgactttaaagaaatagttccaCCCAGAAATGAACTATAGAGTTTTGGttaccatttattttttcattgtctTTTTCACATCTTACAAAAGAGactaagtcatacaggtttggctcaacatgagggtgagtaaaccatgacagaatgttcatttttgggtggaacTATCCCTAACAGGCCAACAACAGAAATCCAAACAAACAGCATCGGCAATGAATTTAATACTTAAAAGGACATTCTCAGACTAGTATAAAAGCCAGTTTCCGCtactgattaaaaaatgaaaaaaggtaattgtgacctttttctctcacaattctgatgttttctcacaattgcaaatttgcattttgcagttcttacttttttacctcagaattgcatgatataaactcaagaattccaagttcatatctcacaaatctgatttttttttctcagaattgagatgcagttgcgaattataaagtccaattctgaggccAATGAAAAgaccactaaataaaaataaaaataatgtaaatgcgACTTCATATCACAATTCggactttgtaactcacaattgcaaggttatatctcacaattcggagaaaaaaagtcagtattacaaatttatatcacaaaattctgagaaaaaaaaagtcagaattgccacaTGTAAACTCAATTgcgaaaaaaagtgagaattgtgagaaaaagttgcaattatcaAATTATGCAATTACCAAACTTCCATTATCTAGAGAGCATTTTACTTACAAAATATTGTATACTCTCTGATTATTCAATATATACGagaagtttatttgcaaaaacacataactgttttttttttttaattttcaaaaatcatgtttttatttgtgttttattgttagttagctgtattttttttaactttatatcaaaataacccaactgcaatttgattgagattaattggaatgcacaatgaaaaaaaaacccccaaaaaaaaacatgatttttttaaaattgaaattttaaaattgaacttttaaagacaataaagaactttaattttaaagtgacagttcacccaaaaatgaaaactgacatccatagtatttttttgtccATAATCAATAGCTACCATCAATTCTTTGGTTACCAACaatcttcaaaacatcttttgtgtttaacataagaaagaaactcatacaggtttaaagGATGTGTAAATcctttgggtgaactgtccctttaagagagCAATAGAACAGTGGTTTTCAACCCATAAAcgctgcacattttgcatgtctccttTGTCTGACCCGTTTCAGttcttggagtctctactaatgaggcGATGACCTgaatcagatgtgtttgattagaaagacatgcaaaacatgcagtgttgggggggcTCCAGGAATGGGTTTAAAAAACCTCTGCACTAAAATAAAGATGACAAAACTCCAGTTTTAACTACTTTGGTCTTATAAATCTGAAAGGACATCAATTATTCTCTAATATGCTCTCTCTTCATCTCTGGTTCTCAGCTGTCCTATCTCGGGCCTCCATTCAGCGATCCCGGCTTCTCTCCTCCGCGTCCCAACAGCTCCTCTCTGTCCGTACCCAGCGCGGCCACGCGAGTGGACCTGTGGCGTGGGCTGGAGAACGGCGCCCGTCTGGCGCAGAACCAGCGAGCTTACAGCGTTCTCCTGTGCGCCGTGAAGGAGCTGGCGCGCTCCACCCTGTGTCCGTACCTCCAGAGCTCCCTCCTGCACTTCTGCTCCGGCCTCAGCGGGTTGCTTGGCTCAATATCCGGCCTGATGAACGCCCTGGGCTACACCAACCTCCCACCCTCCACGGGATACGCCACGCCCGCTCAAGCATACGCCCCGCCGCTGTCGTCACAGTTTCAGGGCGTGAGCGAGAACAGCCCTGCCCCTCTGCGAAGTTACGTGCCTCGAAACCAGGGCGCTCAGCCTATCTCGGGAACAACTCGGGCGGATCTCAAACGGGACAGAGAGAGGGgcagaagaggaagaagaaaagAAGGAGAGAGCTGGGCTGCCAAAGAGGAGGGGGGGAAGGAGGAAGGAATGGAGAGATGGGGGAAAAGGAGAAGACTATTAAGCGTGGACGAAGAGAAAATGATAAAACTGAACATGAACTACACAACTTTTGGGGACGGATACAGAAAGCAACCCGTACTCTTTTCATCAGCATCTCTACAACATCGTCGACCTGTTCGTTCAACTCATGCCGGTCTCTCTTCTCTCTCACTTCTTTATCAGTACAGCGGGCCGGCTACTGAGGTTCACACTTTGCTGGCGGCCCCCGTGTTGTCGTCCCATCCCACCCCGAATGATTTCTCACGGAAGGTGGAGGGATTCTGGGTACTTCGAGAGCTGCAAAGCTGGCTGTGGAGATCCGCAAAAGACTTCACCAGACTGAAGAAACGACTGCGTGTTTGAGACAAAACACCGTCTCTGTTTCAAAACCTAGCGAGCTGCCTAAGAAGGCAGCGAAATTTCGCAAACAAAAAAGTTGCGATATACATGACCGTAGCCAGCTATGAGCTCACTGAGGTCCCGAAATTCAGAAAAAGAATTTGTTCTCTGAAAGCCTAATTAGCACTTTAAAACTCTTCATTTGAGGGCCTGCATGTATAATTCAGTTTAGATGGTTTGCCTAAATTGTTCAGTGTAGAAAATGATGGAAAGCTTAAAAGAGTGAGGGCGCGGGCGCAGCCTCTGCTGTGTTGCCAGATCCAGTTAATATAAGCATCACTGGACTTGTTTTTCCACTTAACAGGACACTATAGGAAGTTAATGAAGTGGGAATTTGCCATTTAGGGTTAGTGAAATCTGCATCGTGAACTTATTTTGGTTTATTCTATTTTTGGGTGGCTTGTTTTTTGCTACCATGGCAATACCTGGCAACCTGGCACTTAAACTgacagtaatagtaataatagagAGCACAGGCATGCTATTGCTGACAGATGCCACATTCTAGAAGAGAAACACAATAATAGCAATGGTAGCAAGGCTATAAAAACACTAGTATAATAACACCAGTACAGAAATCTGTAGAACAAGTAGGTTACAGAATTAAATATTCAAACACTGAACATAaagaacactgtaaaaaaaaaaaaaaaaaaaaaatgtaattaccgtaaaaatacagtagcaaCGTTTtaggttttatggttttaacttaaaattacatttaaataatgtcattttattaaatgatgTAATGTTGGTAATGGTGAtgaaaaagtcacatgatgaaccagcttgtaaatactaacatatatatagaaggtgcacagtgtcattcacgcaaacactaaacaccatcatggtaacacacgagactgaaataatgcaataaacattaatttaacaacattagatatAACACAACTCTAATATACAAAACTGATAAGActaaaaactaagaagaaacatagttatttcaacaaaaacatcaaagtTGAAATGTAACGCAGGGaactgtgtaaaaaaataaacattctttttCACTTCGAAAAAACGGTATAATACCGTAAAATTACATACAATGTCCTATACAGTTTTTCACAGTATATAGTAGGAGAATTTAcagttaaccatttaacaggattttactgtagcatttttacagtctttaactattaattttaacggtcatttttttttacagtgaaggctATGCTATTTCATTCAATTTTAGTCATACTAAAACATTCATAAGAGCAATAGACAAAGTTTTTATCATACAGCAATGCTTACTAATGTAAGCTATTACAGTAATAAGTATTGTTGCATGAATAATAAActataaagtattaaaatgatcCACCCTCAACCTATAGTAAAGCATGAACAAACTTTGATGCAGTAAATAGACTAATTaacaaaaacagagaaaacatcTTTCACAAACATCTGCATGTCTGTTTCTTTTAAAGTGTGTTTGTAGTGTATATAATGAGTTGCATTTATTATAACACAATTCTTAACACTCCACCCAGACCTCAGTAATACAGCCAAACTGATATATGATGAActcacacagaagtcactttcaaaccaagcagttTTATACTGGTttgtgtggttttgtgaaatatacGTGGGGAGATCAGCTCGCTAGGTTTCTGCGCAGAGCGGAAGTGTGTGCGAAAGACTGATTCACGCTCTGTGGATGGAGATCTAAGGATCTCAGATGGTCACGCTTTGCACTAAATCACCAAACAGAAAAGAGCCGCCAGTACGTCACGGACAAAAGGAAGAGAGCGCTCATTGAGAGCTCCAGACGTGATTCAGCAGAAGGAAAGTGAATCATGCTCGGCGTCATGCAGTAGTGAAAGGGTCAACGGGCAAAAAGAGGAGGAAATGTGGCATAATCAACAAAACAATGGAGAGTTTTTTGCTGCCTCACAAACTGAGTCAGTAATGCCTCACTGACACTGACTCGTCTTTTTCCAGgcacacgcaaacacacacctACACATTTGGAAACACATGCACAGATCTGATGTTCAGATGGCGTGTGTGTGAACAGAAAAGGAAACATATGACAGTATATCATACAAAAACTTTATCATGTGAATAAGGTCATAAATTAGTACCATggtatatagtagtcaacatttgaagtggatcaaaaaagttgatcaaagacaagaacaggtattctttttggttttaggacaaatttaatgaaaggttttgatccactttaaatgttgactacagTATTTCAAAGTACTATGGCATTACTATGTTTTTGGGCATGGCACCATGGTAATactaagttgttgttttttttcaatggtAATCAAAGGGTCATGTTTTTTTGGATATGGTACCATGGTAATAGTAGTAAAGTAcgctctaaaaaatgctgggttaaaaacaacccaacgctgggtgaaaaatgtgacccaggaccacaaaaccagtcataagggtccatttttttaaaaagttgagatttgtacattatctgaaagctgagtaaataagctttccattcatgtttgttaggataggacaatatttggtcgagttacaaatatttgaaaatctgaaatctgagggtgcaaaaaaaaaaaaaaaaaaaaaaaatcaaaatactgagaaaatcgcctttaaagttgtccaaataaagttcttagcaatgcatattactaatcaaaaaagagttttgatatatttgtggtaggaaatttacaaaatatcttcatggaacatgatcttcatttaatatcctaatgatttttggcataaaagaaaaattgataattttgacccatacagtgtattgttggctactgctacaaatacacccatgctatttttttggtccaggatcacatggACAAACCCAGCTACGGGGTTAATTTGACCCAGCGgttaggttaaatgtttaaccaaaCATTCTGGGCAGTTTTATATAACTCAACAATTGCTTAGAAATGACTatttttcttgcttaaaatgaaccaaatAGATtggaaattataatttattaatatgttcaatacatgaacatttattaatacgttaaataaataataaatattttaaaacatttcttattaataaatgttcacctttttattatttttgctgatgcctctagtaattatatGTCTGatctttaatttacaacctattttttAGCCAGCcaaatagtaattttaaacaatagttgagttaaataaaactacccagaaggtttaattaaacatttaactcaacattttaagagtgtagtttgGAGTAACATGCAAATACAGTGGTATGTGAATATGGTAACCATTCAGTACTATATTCCCATGTTTTCGACATGACAGCAGTGTTCTTGAAGATTTATTGGGGTGTCATGTAAATACCACAGTACGTAATAATATACTGAGGTATTTACTTGAAACAGTG
It includes:
- the clcf1 gene encoding uncharacterized protein clcf1 gives rise to the protein MHRWKVNQVAVLLLLAAAVGFGQVLDRTLILSNERSSIERTYELTKYLDHQLKEIRDTYLSYLGPPFSDPGFSPPRPNSSSLSVPSAATRVDLWRGLENGARLAQNQRAYSVLLCAVKELARSTLCPYLQSSLLHFCSGLSGLLGSISGLMNALGYTNLPPSTGYATPAQAYAPPLSSQFQGVSENSPAPLRSYVPRNQGAQPISGTTRADLKRDRERGRRGRRKEGESWAAKEEGGKEEGMERWGKRRRLLSVDEEKMIKLNMNYTTFGDGYRKQPVLFSSASLQHRRPVRSTHAGLSSLSLLYQYSGPATEVHTLLAAPVLSSHPTPNDFSRKVEGFWVLRELQSWLWRSAKDFTRLKKRLRV